A single Chanos chanos chromosome 8, fChaCha1.1, whole genome shotgun sequence DNA region contains:
- the LOC115819721 gene encoding hepcidin-like yields the protein MKYISVCVAATVIIACLCILETSAVPLSEVSFTVYTRQCLETGLKLRWLLLQSSCCHHCQVSMTAKTAIILFQHTIHSFPDTVNQSRRCRICCNCCPGMRGCGMCCRW from the exons atgaagtacatTAGCGTGTGTGTTGCTGCCACAGTTATCATTGCTTGCCTTTGTATCTTGGAGACAtcagctgttcctctctctgaggtAAGTTTTACAGTCTATACCAGACAATGTTTGGAGACTGGGCTTAAATTGAGATGGTTATTACTGCAGTCAAGTTGCTGCCATCACTGTCAAGTTAGtatgacagcaaaaacagctaTTATTCTTTTCCAACATACGATTCACTCTTTTCCAGACACAG TGAACCAGAGCCGTCGTTGCCGGATCTGTTGCAACTGCTGCCCCGGCATGCGAGGCTGTGGAATGTGCTGCAGATGGTAA